A genomic segment from Garra rufa chromosome 5, GarRuf1.0, whole genome shotgun sequence encodes:
- the fzd9a gene encoding frizzled-9, which translates to MTHCMKIVIVLVQLVIAGSTLEIGVYDLERGRPAKCEPITIPMCQGIGYNMTRMPNFMNYESQEEASIKLNEFAPLVEYGCDVHLRFFLCSLYVPMCADQVSTTIPACRPMCEQARQRCSPIMEKFSFGWPDSLDCSKLPTNNDPNALCIEAPENDTQPETKKGEGMLPVLPRPREPTEGSGRTSSGSRSCENPEKFQYVDKSESCAPRCTPTVDVYWSRQDKDFAFIWMVVWSTLCFVSTAFTVLTFLLDPQRFQYPERPIIFLSMCYNVYSVAFIIRSVAGAENIACDRENGELYIIREGLESTGCTIVFLILYYFGMASSIWWVILTLTWFLAAGRKWGHEAIEAHSSYFHMAAWGIPAVKTIVILTMRKVAGDELTGLCYVGSMDSNALTGFVLIPLSCYLIVGTSFILTGFVALFHIRKIMKTGGTNTEKLEKLMVKIGVFSILYTVPATIVIICYFYERLNMEYWKFKALENKCMSFPGRRSEDCTLDSSVPTVAVFMLKIFMSLVVGITSGVWVWSSKTLQTWQGLCNRRLAVQASRKPCSSVSCSSSHCHYKAPAVTLHMNKTDAYTDSPTHV; encoded by the coding sequence ATGACCCATTGCATGAAGATCGTAATTGTACTTGTCCAGCTTGTGATTGCTGGATCTACACTGGAGATTGGAGTGTATGATTTGGAGCGCGGCCGTCCGGCAAAATGTGAACCCATCACCATTCCCATGTGCCAGGGAATCGGCTACAACATGACACGGATGCCCAACTTCATGAATTATGAAAGCCAAGAGGAAGCTAGCATTAAACTGAACGAATTCGCTCCTCTGGTGGAGTATGGGTGTGATGTCCACCTGCGATTTTTCCTGTGCTCTCTGTATGTGCCGATGTGCGCTGATCAAGTGTCCACCACTATCCCGGCATGCCGTCCTATGTGTGAACAGGCAAGACAGAGGTGTTCACCTATAATGGAAAAATTCAGTTTCGGCTGGCCGGACTCATTGGATTGCTCAAAGCTGCCGACCAACAACGACCCGAACGCATTGTGCATCGAAGCTCCCGAAAATGACACTCAACCTGAGACTAAGAAAGGTGAGGGAATGCTGCCGGTACTTCCGAGGCCCAGGGAACCCACAGAAGGGAGTGGACGTACCTCAAGCGGCTCGCGGTCCTGCGAAAACCCAGAGAAGTTTCAGTACGTGGACAAGAGCGAGTCATGCGCTCCTCGTTGCACTCCTACGGTGGATGTCTACTGGTCTAGGCAAGATAAGGACTTTGCGTTCATTTGGATGGTGGTGTGGTCAACGCTTTGCTTTGTGTCTACAGCATTCACAGTTCTCACCTTTCTCCTCGACCCCCAACGCTTCCAGTACCCCGAGCGTCCCATCATCTTCCTTTCCATGTGTTACAATGTCTACTCTGTGGCCTTCATCATCCGCTCAGTGGCTGGGGCTGAGAACATTGCCTGCGATCGAGAAAATGGAGAGCTGTACATTATCCGGGAGGGTTTGGAGAGCACAGGCTGCACCATAGTGTTCCTCATCCTCTACTACTTTGGCATGGCCAGCTCCATCTGGTGGGTCATCCTCACCCTCACCTGGTTTCTCGCAGCTGGACGAAAATGGGGCCACGAGGCTATTGAGGCGCACAGTAGCTACTTCCACATGGCAGCCTGGGGTATTCCTGCGGTGAAGACCATAGTCATCCTCACTATGAGGAAGGTGGCTGGGGACGAGTTGACGGGACTGTGTTATGTGGGCAGCATGGACAGTAATGCTCTCACTGGCTTTGTGTTAATCCCTCTATCCTGTTATCTCATTGTTGGGACATCTTTTATCCTTACGGGGTTCGTCGCTCTCTTTCACATCCGCAAAATCATGAAAACCGGTGGCACCAACACAGAGAAACTGGAGAAGCTCATGGTCAAGATTGGAGTCTTTTCCATTCTCTACACAGTGCCTGCTACTATTGTCATTATATGCTATTTCTATGAAAGACTCAATATGGAATACTGGAAGTTTAAAGCTCTGGAAAACAAGTGCATGTCCTTTCCCGGTCGAAGGAGCGAGGATTGCACCCTGGACTCGTCGGTTCCTACAGTAGCTGTGTTCATGCTGAAAATTTTCATGTCATTAGTGGTAGGCATCACTAGTGGGGTTTGGGTATGGAGCTCAAAGACACTTCAGACCTGGCAAGGGTTGTGCAACAGGAGGTTGGCCGTGCAAGCGAGCCGCAAGCCCTGCTCCAGTGTCAGCTGCAGCAGCTCCCACTGTCATTACAAAGCACCGGCTGTGACACTTCACATGAATAAAACGGACGCGTACACAGACAGTCCCACACATGTTTGA